From Astyanax mexicanus isolate ESR-SI-001 chromosome 13, AstMex3_surface, whole genome shotgun sequence, the proteins below share one genomic window:
- the ppdpfb gene encoding pancreatic progenitor cell differentiation and proliferation factor B translates to MAAIPSSGSLVATTDYYRRRLGSTSSSSSCGSSEYSGEVIPHHPGLPKQDSGHWWSSFFFGKPNQPGMGTLTEEAQQKGGVMSVSDGQVMCIARDMVMKRQASESSDAGKSEAGTSPPS, encoded by the exons ATGGCAGCAATCCCATCTAGCGGTTCTCTTGTAGCCACCACTGACTACTATCGAA GGCGCCTGGGTTCTACCTCAAGTAGCAGCTCATGTGGCAGTTCGGAGTACAGCGGGGAAGTTATCCCACATCACCCAG GCCTGCCCAAGCAGGACTCTGGTCACTGGTGGTCAAGTTTCTTCTTTGGGAAGCCGAACCAACCAGGCATGGGTACCCTGACCGAGGAGGCACAACAAAA GGGAGGAGTAATGAGTGTCAGTGACGGGCAGGTGATGTGCATTGCCCGGGATATGGTGATGAAGAGGCAGGCCAGTGAGAGCAGTGATGCTGGGAAGTCGGAGGCGGGGACCTCTCCCCCTTCATGA
- the tpd52l2b gene encoding tpd52 like 2b isoform X1, translating into MDSASQDINLNSPNKGLVSDSLSEMPAETGASGVTPVALPPGLTEEEAEELRTELTKVEEEILTLRQVLVAKERHAAELKRKLGLSPLTEFKQNISKGWQDVQTSNAYVRTAEKLGQWNEKIAGCELYLSASSTLDDIAHSEVYKKTQETLSQAGQKTSAAFTTMGSAISRKLGDMRALPFSNSFGSNYSIRHSISMPAMRNSPTFKSFEDKVGNIKTKVVGGRTNGDGIQSPSSESNPVQDKAPF; encoded by the exons ATGGACTCCGCCAGTCAAG ACATCAATCTGAACTCTCCAAATAAAGGCCTGGTTTCTGACTCCCTATCAGAGATGCCAGCAGAGACGGGTGCATCTGGTGTCACCCCAGTAGCGCTCCCTCCAGGACTCACAGAAGAGGAGGCTGAGGAACTGAGGACTGAGTTGACCAAG GTGGAGGAAGAGATCCTGACCTTGCGACAGGTGCTAGTGGCAAAAGAGCGTCATGCAGCAGAATTGAAGCGCAAGCTGGGCCTCAGCCCCCTGACTGAATTTAAACAGAACATCTCTAAAGGCTGGCAGGATGTCCAGACCTCAAACGC CTATGTGAGAACAGCAGAGAAGCTGGGCCAGTGGAATGAGAAGATTGCAGGATGTGAGCT ATATCTTTCAGCCTCCAGCACTCTGGATGACATTGCCCATTCTGAAGT GTACAAGAAGACTCAGGAAACACTGTCTCAGGCAGGACAGAAGACCTCCGCCGCCTTCACCACCATGGGCTCTGCTATCAGTAGGAAACTAGGAGACATGAG AGCTCTGCCTTTCTCTAACTCCTTTGG TAGCAACTACTCCATTCGCCATTCGATAAGTATGCCAGCCATGAG GAACTCCCCAACCTTCAAATCGTTTGAGGACAAAGTTGGAAACATCAAG ACCAAGGTGGTTGGAGGAAGAACCAACGGTGATGGCATCCAGAGTCCGTCCAGCGAGTCGAACCCTGTGCAGGACAAAGCTCCGTTCTAA
- the tpd52l2b gene encoding tpd52 like 2b isoform X2, producing MDSASQDINLNSPNKGLVSDSLSEMPAETGASGVTPVALPPGLTEEEAEELRTELTKVEEEILTLRQVLVAKERHAAELKRKLGLSPLTEFKQNISKGWQDVQTSNAYVRTAEKLGQWNEKIAGCELYLSASSTLDDIAHSEVYKKTQETLSQAGQKTSAAFTTMGSAISRKLGDMRALPFSNSFGNYSIRHSISMPAMRNSPTFKSFEDKVGNIKTKVVGGRTNGDGIQSPSSESNPVQDKAPF from the exons ATGGACTCCGCCAGTCAAG ACATCAATCTGAACTCTCCAAATAAAGGCCTGGTTTCTGACTCCCTATCAGAGATGCCAGCAGAGACGGGTGCATCTGGTGTCACCCCAGTAGCGCTCCCTCCAGGACTCACAGAAGAGGAGGCTGAGGAACTGAGGACTGAGTTGACCAAG GTGGAGGAAGAGATCCTGACCTTGCGACAGGTGCTAGTGGCAAAAGAGCGTCATGCAGCAGAATTGAAGCGCAAGCTGGGCCTCAGCCCCCTGACTGAATTTAAACAGAACATCTCTAAAGGCTGGCAGGATGTCCAGACCTCAAACGC CTATGTGAGAACAGCAGAGAAGCTGGGCCAGTGGAATGAGAAGATTGCAGGATGTGAGCT ATATCTTTCAGCCTCCAGCACTCTGGATGACATTGCCCATTCTGAAGT GTACAAGAAGACTCAGGAAACACTGTCTCAGGCAGGACAGAAGACCTCCGCCGCCTTCACCACCATGGGCTCTGCTATCAGTAGGAAACTAGGAGACATGAG AGCTCTGCCTTTCTCTAACTCCTTTGG CAACTACTCCATTCGCCATTCGATAAGTATGCCAGCCATGAG GAACTCCCCAACCTTCAAATCGTTTGAGGACAAAGTTGGAAACATCAAG ACCAAGGTGGTTGGAGGAAGAACCAACGGTGATGGCATCCAGAGTCCGTCCAGCGAGTCGAACCCTGTGCAGGACAAAGCTCCGTTCTAA
- the tpd52l2b gene encoding tpd52 like 2b isoform X4 — MDSASQDINLNSPNKGLVSDSLSEMPAETGASGVTPVALPPGLTEEEAEELRTELTKVEEEILTLRQVLVAKERHAAELKRKLGLSPLTEFKQNISKGWQDVQTSNAYVRTAEKLGQWNEKIAGCELYLSASSTLDDIAHSEVYKKTQETLSQAGQKTSAAFTTMGSAISRKLGDMSNYSIRHSISMPAMRNSPTFKSFEDKVGNIKTKVVGGRTNGDGIQSPSSESNPVQDKAPF, encoded by the exons ATGGACTCCGCCAGTCAAG ACATCAATCTGAACTCTCCAAATAAAGGCCTGGTTTCTGACTCCCTATCAGAGATGCCAGCAGAGACGGGTGCATCTGGTGTCACCCCAGTAGCGCTCCCTCCAGGACTCACAGAAGAGGAGGCTGAGGAACTGAGGACTGAGTTGACCAAG GTGGAGGAAGAGATCCTGACCTTGCGACAGGTGCTAGTGGCAAAAGAGCGTCATGCAGCAGAATTGAAGCGCAAGCTGGGCCTCAGCCCCCTGACTGAATTTAAACAGAACATCTCTAAAGGCTGGCAGGATGTCCAGACCTCAAACGC CTATGTGAGAACAGCAGAGAAGCTGGGCCAGTGGAATGAGAAGATTGCAGGATGTGAGCT ATATCTTTCAGCCTCCAGCACTCTGGATGACATTGCCCATTCTGAAGT GTACAAGAAGACTCAGGAAACACTGTCTCAGGCAGGACAGAAGACCTCCGCCGCCTTCACCACCATGGGCTCTGCTATCAGTAGGAAACTAGGAGACATGAG CAACTACTCCATTCGCCATTCGATAAGTATGCCAGCCATGAG GAACTCCCCAACCTTCAAATCGTTTGAGGACAAAGTTGGAAACATCAAG ACCAAGGTGGTTGGAGGAAGAACCAACGGTGATGGCATCCAGAGTCCGTCCAGCGAGTCGAACCCTGTGCAGGACAAAGCTCCGTTCTAA
- the tpd52l2b gene encoding tpd52 like 2b isoform X3 yields the protein MDSASQDINLNSPNKGLVSDSLSEMPAETGASGVTPVALPPGLTEEEAEELRTELTKVEEEILTLRQVLVAKERHAAELKRKLGLSPLTEFKQNISKGWQDVQTSNAYVRTAEKLGQWNEKIAGCELYLSASSTLDDIAHSEVYKKTQETLSQAGQKTSAAFTTMGSAISRKLGDMSSNYSIRHSISMPAMRNSPTFKSFEDKVGNIKTKVVGGRTNGDGIQSPSSESNPVQDKAPF from the exons ATGGACTCCGCCAGTCAAG ACATCAATCTGAACTCTCCAAATAAAGGCCTGGTTTCTGACTCCCTATCAGAGATGCCAGCAGAGACGGGTGCATCTGGTGTCACCCCAGTAGCGCTCCCTCCAGGACTCACAGAAGAGGAGGCTGAGGAACTGAGGACTGAGTTGACCAAG GTGGAGGAAGAGATCCTGACCTTGCGACAGGTGCTAGTGGCAAAAGAGCGTCATGCAGCAGAATTGAAGCGCAAGCTGGGCCTCAGCCCCCTGACTGAATTTAAACAGAACATCTCTAAAGGCTGGCAGGATGTCCAGACCTCAAACGC CTATGTGAGAACAGCAGAGAAGCTGGGCCAGTGGAATGAGAAGATTGCAGGATGTGAGCT ATATCTTTCAGCCTCCAGCACTCTGGATGACATTGCCCATTCTGAAGT GTACAAGAAGACTCAGGAAACACTGTCTCAGGCAGGACAGAAGACCTCCGCCGCCTTCACCACCATGGGCTCTGCTATCAGTAGGAAACTAGGAGACATGAG TAGCAACTACTCCATTCGCCATTCGATAAGTATGCCAGCCATGAG GAACTCCCCAACCTTCAAATCGTTTGAGGACAAAGTTGGAAACATCAAG ACCAAGGTGGTTGGAGGAAGAACCAACGGTGATGGCATCCAGAGTCCGTCCAGCGAGTCGAACCCTGTGCAGGACAAAGCTCCGTTCTAA
- the tpd52l2b gene encoding tpd52 like 2b isoform X5, which translates to MDSASQDINLNSPNKGLVSDSLSEMPAETGASGVTPVALPPGLTEEEAEELRTELTKVEEEILTLRQVLVAKERHAAELKRKLGLSPLTEFKQNISKGWQDVQTSNAYLSASSTLDDIAHSEVYKKTQETLSQAGQKTSAAFTTMGSAISRKLGDMRALPFSNSFGSNYSIRHSISMPAMRNSPTFKSFEDKVGNIKTKVVGGRTNGDGIQSPSSESNPVQDKAPF; encoded by the exons ATGGACTCCGCCAGTCAAG ACATCAATCTGAACTCTCCAAATAAAGGCCTGGTTTCTGACTCCCTATCAGAGATGCCAGCAGAGACGGGTGCATCTGGTGTCACCCCAGTAGCGCTCCCTCCAGGACTCACAGAAGAGGAGGCTGAGGAACTGAGGACTGAGTTGACCAAG GTGGAGGAAGAGATCCTGACCTTGCGACAGGTGCTAGTGGCAAAAGAGCGTCATGCAGCAGAATTGAAGCGCAAGCTGGGCCTCAGCCCCCTGACTGAATTTAAACAGAACATCTCTAAAGGCTGGCAGGATGTCCAGACCTCAAACGC ATATCTTTCAGCCTCCAGCACTCTGGATGACATTGCCCATTCTGAAGT GTACAAGAAGACTCAGGAAACACTGTCTCAGGCAGGACAGAAGACCTCCGCCGCCTTCACCACCATGGGCTCTGCTATCAGTAGGAAACTAGGAGACATGAG AGCTCTGCCTTTCTCTAACTCCTTTGG TAGCAACTACTCCATTCGCCATTCGATAAGTATGCCAGCCATGAG GAACTCCCCAACCTTCAAATCGTTTGAGGACAAAGTTGGAAACATCAAG ACCAAGGTGGTTGGAGGAAGAACCAACGGTGATGGCATCCAGAGTCCGTCCAGCGAGTCGAACCCTGTGCAGGACAAAGCTCCGTTCTAA
- the tpd52l2b gene encoding tpd52 like 2b isoform X12 yields the protein MDSASQDINLNSPNKGLVSDSLSEMPAETGASGVTPVALPPGLTEEEAEELRTELTKVEEEILTLRQVLVAKERHAAELKRKLGLSPLTEFKQNISKGWQDVQTSNAYKKTQETLSQAGQKTSAAFTTMGSAISRKLGDMSNYSIRHSISMPAMRNSPTFKSFEDKVGNIKTKVVGGRTNGDGIQSPSSESNPVQDKAPF from the exons ATGGACTCCGCCAGTCAAG ACATCAATCTGAACTCTCCAAATAAAGGCCTGGTTTCTGACTCCCTATCAGAGATGCCAGCAGAGACGGGTGCATCTGGTGTCACCCCAGTAGCGCTCCCTCCAGGACTCACAGAAGAGGAGGCTGAGGAACTGAGGACTGAGTTGACCAAG GTGGAGGAAGAGATCCTGACCTTGCGACAGGTGCTAGTGGCAAAAGAGCGTCATGCAGCAGAATTGAAGCGCAAGCTGGGCCTCAGCCCCCTGACTGAATTTAAACAGAACATCTCTAAAGGCTGGCAGGATGTCCAGACCTCAAACGC GTACAAGAAGACTCAGGAAACACTGTCTCAGGCAGGACAGAAGACCTCCGCCGCCTTCACCACCATGGGCTCTGCTATCAGTAGGAAACTAGGAGACATGAG CAACTACTCCATTCGCCATTCGATAAGTATGCCAGCCATGAG GAACTCCCCAACCTTCAAATCGTTTGAGGACAAAGTTGGAAACATCAAG ACCAAGGTGGTTGGAGGAAGAACCAACGGTGATGGCATCCAGAGTCCGTCCAGCGAGTCGAACCCTGTGCAGGACAAAGCTCCGTTCTAA
- the tpd52l2b gene encoding tpd52 like 2b isoform X10, which yields MDSASQDINLNSPNKGLVSDSLSEMPAETGASGVTPVALPPGLTEEEAEELRTELTKVEEEILTLRQVLVAKERHAAELKRKLGLSPLTEFKQNISKGWQDVQTSNAYLSASSTLDDIAHSEVYKKTQETLSQAGQKTSAAFTTMGSAISRKLGDMRNSPTFKSFEDKVGNIKTKVVGGRTNGDGIQSPSSESNPVQDKAPF from the exons ATGGACTCCGCCAGTCAAG ACATCAATCTGAACTCTCCAAATAAAGGCCTGGTTTCTGACTCCCTATCAGAGATGCCAGCAGAGACGGGTGCATCTGGTGTCACCCCAGTAGCGCTCCCTCCAGGACTCACAGAAGAGGAGGCTGAGGAACTGAGGACTGAGTTGACCAAG GTGGAGGAAGAGATCCTGACCTTGCGACAGGTGCTAGTGGCAAAAGAGCGTCATGCAGCAGAATTGAAGCGCAAGCTGGGCCTCAGCCCCCTGACTGAATTTAAACAGAACATCTCTAAAGGCTGGCAGGATGTCCAGACCTCAAACGC ATATCTTTCAGCCTCCAGCACTCTGGATGACATTGCCCATTCTGAAGT GTACAAGAAGACTCAGGAAACACTGTCTCAGGCAGGACAGAAGACCTCCGCCGCCTTCACCACCATGGGCTCTGCTATCAGTAGGAAACTAGGAGACATGAG GAACTCCCCAACCTTCAAATCGTTTGAGGACAAAGTTGGAAACATCAAG ACCAAGGTGGTTGGAGGAAGAACCAACGGTGATGGCATCCAGAGTCCGTCCAGCGAGTCGAACCCTGTGCAGGACAAAGCTCCGTTCTAA
- the tpd52l2b gene encoding tpd52 like 2b isoform X7 yields MDSASQDINLNSPNKGLVSDSLSEMPAETGASGVTPVALPPGLTEEEAEELRTELTKVEEEILTLRQVLVAKERHAAELKRKLGLSPLTEFKQNISKGWQDVQTSNAYVRTAEKLGQWNEKIAGCELYLSASSTLDDIAHSEVYKKTQETLSQAGQKTSAAFTTMGSAISRKLGDMRNSPTFKSFEDKVGNIKTKVVGGRTNGDGIQSPSSESNPVQDKAPF; encoded by the exons ATGGACTCCGCCAGTCAAG ACATCAATCTGAACTCTCCAAATAAAGGCCTGGTTTCTGACTCCCTATCAGAGATGCCAGCAGAGACGGGTGCATCTGGTGTCACCCCAGTAGCGCTCCCTCCAGGACTCACAGAAGAGGAGGCTGAGGAACTGAGGACTGAGTTGACCAAG GTGGAGGAAGAGATCCTGACCTTGCGACAGGTGCTAGTGGCAAAAGAGCGTCATGCAGCAGAATTGAAGCGCAAGCTGGGCCTCAGCCCCCTGACTGAATTTAAACAGAACATCTCTAAAGGCTGGCAGGATGTCCAGACCTCAAACGC CTATGTGAGAACAGCAGAGAAGCTGGGCCAGTGGAATGAGAAGATTGCAGGATGTGAGCT ATATCTTTCAGCCTCCAGCACTCTGGATGACATTGCCCATTCTGAAGT GTACAAGAAGACTCAGGAAACACTGTCTCAGGCAGGACAGAAGACCTCCGCCGCCTTCACCACCATGGGCTCTGCTATCAGTAGGAAACTAGGAGACATGAG GAACTCCCCAACCTTCAAATCGTTTGAGGACAAAGTTGGAAACATCAAG ACCAAGGTGGTTGGAGGAAGAACCAACGGTGATGGCATCCAGAGTCCGTCCAGCGAGTCGAACCCTGTGCAGGACAAAGCTCCGTTCTAA
- the tpd52l2b gene encoding tpd52 like 2b isoform X6 — translation MDSASQDINLNSPNKGLVSDSLSEMPAETGASGVTPVALPPGLTEEEAEELRTELTKVEEEILTLRQVLVAKERHAAELKRKLGLSPLTEFKQNISKGWQDVQTSNAYLSASSTLDDIAHSEVYKKTQETLSQAGQKTSAAFTTMGSAISRKLGDMRALPFSNSFGNYSIRHSISMPAMRNSPTFKSFEDKVGNIKTKVVGGRTNGDGIQSPSSESNPVQDKAPF, via the exons ATGGACTCCGCCAGTCAAG ACATCAATCTGAACTCTCCAAATAAAGGCCTGGTTTCTGACTCCCTATCAGAGATGCCAGCAGAGACGGGTGCATCTGGTGTCACCCCAGTAGCGCTCCCTCCAGGACTCACAGAAGAGGAGGCTGAGGAACTGAGGACTGAGTTGACCAAG GTGGAGGAAGAGATCCTGACCTTGCGACAGGTGCTAGTGGCAAAAGAGCGTCATGCAGCAGAATTGAAGCGCAAGCTGGGCCTCAGCCCCCTGACTGAATTTAAACAGAACATCTCTAAAGGCTGGCAGGATGTCCAGACCTCAAACGC ATATCTTTCAGCCTCCAGCACTCTGGATGACATTGCCCATTCTGAAGT GTACAAGAAGACTCAGGAAACACTGTCTCAGGCAGGACAGAAGACCTCCGCCGCCTTCACCACCATGGGCTCTGCTATCAGTAGGAAACTAGGAGACATGAG AGCTCTGCCTTTCTCTAACTCCTTTGG CAACTACTCCATTCGCCATTCGATAAGTATGCCAGCCATGAG GAACTCCCCAACCTTCAAATCGTTTGAGGACAAAGTTGGAAACATCAAG ACCAAGGTGGTTGGAGGAAGAACCAACGGTGATGGCATCCAGAGTCCGTCCAGCGAGTCGAACCCTGTGCAGGACAAAGCTCCGTTCTAA
- the tpd52l2b gene encoding tpd52 like 2b isoform X13, whose translation MDSASQDINLNSPNKGLVSDSLSEMPAETGASGVTPVALPPGLTEEEAEELRTELTKVEEEILTLRQVLVAKERHAAELKRKLGLSPLTEFKQNISKGWQDVQTSNAYKKTQETLSQAGQKTSAAFTTMGSAISRKLGDMRNSPTFKSFEDKVGNIKTKVVGGRTNGDGIQSPSSESNPVQDKAPF comes from the exons ATGGACTCCGCCAGTCAAG ACATCAATCTGAACTCTCCAAATAAAGGCCTGGTTTCTGACTCCCTATCAGAGATGCCAGCAGAGACGGGTGCATCTGGTGTCACCCCAGTAGCGCTCCCTCCAGGACTCACAGAAGAGGAGGCTGAGGAACTGAGGACTGAGTTGACCAAG GTGGAGGAAGAGATCCTGACCTTGCGACAGGTGCTAGTGGCAAAAGAGCGTCATGCAGCAGAATTGAAGCGCAAGCTGGGCCTCAGCCCCCTGACTGAATTTAAACAGAACATCTCTAAAGGCTGGCAGGATGTCCAGACCTCAAACGC GTACAAGAAGACTCAGGAAACACTGTCTCAGGCAGGACAGAAGACCTCCGCCGCCTTCACCACCATGGGCTCTGCTATCAGTAGGAAACTAGGAGACATGAG GAACTCCCCAACCTTCAAATCGTTTGAGGACAAAGTTGGAAACATCAAG ACCAAGGTGGTTGGAGGAAGAACCAACGGTGATGGCATCCAGAGTCCGTCCAGCGAGTCGAACCCTGTGCAGGACAAAGCTCCGTTCTAA
- the tpd52l2b gene encoding tpd52 like 2b isoform X11 encodes MDSASQDINLNSPNKGLVSDSLSEMPAETGASGVTPVALPPGLTEEEAEELRTELTKVEEEILTLRQVLVAKERHAAELKRKLGLSPLTEFKQNISKGWQDVQTSNAYKKTQETLSQAGQKTSAAFTTMGSAISRKLGDMSSNYSIRHSISMPAMRNSPTFKSFEDKVGNIKTKVVGGRTNGDGIQSPSSESNPVQDKAPF; translated from the exons ATGGACTCCGCCAGTCAAG ACATCAATCTGAACTCTCCAAATAAAGGCCTGGTTTCTGACTCCCTATCAGAGATGCCAGCAGAGACGGGTGCATCTGGTGTCACCCCAGTAGCGCTCCCTCCAGGACTCACAGAAGAGGAGGCTGAGGAACTGAGGACTGAGTTGACCAAG GTGGAGGAAGAGATCCTGACCTTGCGACAGGTGCTAGTGGCAAAAGAGCGTCATGCAGCAGAATTGAAGCGCAAGCTGGGCCTCAGCCCCCTGACTGAATTTAAACAGAACATCTCTAAAGGCTGGCAGGATGTCCAGACCTCAAACGC GTACAAGAAGACTCAGGAAACACTGTCTCAGGCAGGACAGAAGACCTCCGCCGCCTTCACCACCATGGGCTCTGCTATCAGTAGGAAACTAGGAGACATGAG TAGCAACTACTCCATTCGCCATTCGATAAGTATGCCAGCCATGAG GAACTCCCCAACCTTCAAATCGTTTGAGGACAAAGTTGGAAACATCAAG ACCAAGGTGGTTGGAGGAAGAACCAACGGTGATGGCATCCAGAGTCCGTCCAGCGAGTCGAACCCTGTGCAGGACAAAGCTCCGTTCTAA
- the tpd52l2b gene encoding tpd52 like 2b isoform X9 codes for MDSASQDINLNSPNKGLVSDSLSEMPAETGASGVTPVALPPGLTEEEAEELRTELTKVEEEILTLRQVLVAKERHAAELKRKLGLSPLTEFKQNISKGWQDVQTSNAYKKTQETLSQAGQKTSAAFTTMGSAISRKLGDMRALPFSNSFGNYSIRHSISMPAMRNSPTFKSFEDKVGNIKTKVVGGRTNGDGIQSPSSESNPVQDKAPF; via the exons ATGGACTCCGCCAGTCAAG ACATCAATCTGAACTCTCCAAATAAAGGCCTGGTTTCTGACTCCCTATCAGAGATGCCAGCAGAGACGGGTGCATCTGGTGTCACCCCAGTAGCGCTCCCTCCAGGACTCACAGAAGAGGAGGCTGAGGAACTGAGGACTGAGTTGACCAAG GTGGAGGAAGAGATCCTGACCTTGCGACAGGTGCTAGTGGCAAAAGAGCGTCATGCAGCAGAATTGAAGCGCAAGCTGGGCCTCAGCCCCCTGACTGAATTTAAACAGAACATCTCTAAAGGCTGGCAGGATGTCCAGACCTCAAACGC GTACAAGAAGACTCAGGAAACACTGTCTCAGGCAGGACAGAAGACCTCCGCCGCCTTCACCACCATGGGCTCTGCTATCAGTAGGAAACTAGGAGACATGAG AGCTCTGCCTTTCTCTAACTCCTTTGG CAACTACTCCATTCGCCATTCGATAAGTATGCCAGCCATGAG GAACTCCCCAACCTTCAAATCGTTTGAGGACAAAGTTGGAAACATCAAG ACCAAGGTGGTTGGAGGAAGAACCAACGGTGATGGCATCCAGAGTCCGTCCAGCGAGTCGAACCCTGTGCAGGACAAAGCTCCGTTCTAA
- the tpd52l2b gene encoding tpd52 like 2b isoform X8: MDSASQDINLNSPNKGLVSDSLSEMPAETGASGVTPVALPPGLTEEEAEELRTELTKVEEEILTLRQVLVAKERHAAELKRKLGLSPLTEFKQNISKGWQDVQTSNAYKKTQETLSQAGQKTSAAFTTMGSAISRKLGDMRALPFSNSFGSNYSIRHSISMPAMRNSPTFKSFEDKVGNIKTKVVGGRTNGDGIQSPSSESNPVQDKAPF, translated from the exons ATGGACTCCGCCAGTCAAG ACATCAATCTGAACTCTCCAAATAAAGGCCTGGTTTCTGACTCCCTATCAGAGATGCCAGCAGAGACGGGTGCATCTGGTGTCACCCCAGTAGCGCTCCCTCCAGGACTCACAGAAGAGGAGGCTGAGGAACTGAGGACTGAGTTGACCAAG GTGGAGGAAGAGATCCTGACCTTGCGACAGGTGCTAGTGGCAAAAGAGCGTCATGCAGCAGAATTGAAGCGCAAGCTGGGCCTCAGCCCCCTGACTGAATTTAAACAGAACATCTCTAAAGGCTGGCAGGATGTCCAGACCTCAAACGC GTACAAGAAGACTCAGGAAACACTGTCTCAGGCAGGACAGAAGACCTCCGCCGCCTTCACCACCATGGGCTCTGCTATCAGTAGGAAACTAGGAGACATGAG AGCTCTGCCTTTCTCTAACTCCTTTGG TAGCAACTACTCCATTCGCCATTCGATAAGTATGCCAGCCATGAG GAACTCCCCAACCTTCAAATCGTTTGAGGACAAAGTTGGAAACATCAAG ACCAAGGTGGTTGGAGGAAGAACCAACGGTGATGGCATCCAGAGTCCGTCCAGCGAGTCGAACCCTGTGCAGGACAAAGCTCCGTTCTAA